Proteins encoded together in one Coffea arabica cultivar ET-39 chromosome 2c, Coffea Arabica ET-39 HiFi, whole genome shotgun sequence window:
- the LOC113723974 gene encoding protein NRT1/ PTR FAMILY 4.5-like encodes MGKHGLIEGKVDWKGRAATKDKHGGMRAALPILGTFMFANMADLSMAVNGTTYFNGVMNLNIADAANQITNYSGTSYILTILVAALADTYLGRFKAILITACIEFFGLGLLALQAHYAKLRPPLCNNRDPNAHCVEVHGGDAAFLFVALYLVALGSGGIKAALPSHGADQFEEDDPKEAKQMSTLFNWLLLVVCIGGAISVTLIVWIQDHKGWDIGFGLSTFAMFLGIVVLVAGLPHYRIHVVKGSSAITEVIQVYVAAFRNRKLQLPDDPSMLYEMSLDNEAATKAEFLPHTPDLKFLDKAAIQTPPTESEETNPWELCRVTQVENAKILLKMLPIFCCSIIMTLCLAQLQTFCVLQGTTMDTNITKHFQVPPASLPIIPIFFLIILVPIYDGLIVPFIRRFTGLPTGITYLQRVGVGLVLSAVSMAVAAFVEVKRKNVARSHNMLDAIPLLQPLPIHVLWLSFQYFIFGIADMFTYVGLLEFFYSQTPKKLKALSSCFLWTAMAIGYFLSTILVNIVNGATKRITKSGGWLAGNNLNRNHLNLFYWLLSTLSIINFLIYLFFAMRYKYRPQTIDVSDEAKPNELEKVDPQN; translated from the exons ATG GGGAAACATGGGCTTATTGAAGGAAAGGTGGATTGGAAAGGAAGAGCAGCAACCAAGGATAAGCATGGAGGAATGAGAGCCGCATTGCCAATATTAG GTACATTCATGTTTGCCAACATGGCGGATTTGTCAATGGCAGTCAATGGGACGACATACTTCAATGGGGTTATGAACTTGAATATAGCAGATGCAGctaaccaaataacaaactattCGGGCACTAGCTACATCCTCACCATCCTTGTGGCAGCCCTTGCAGACACCTATCTTGGAAGATTTAAAGCCATTCTCATAACGGCATGTATTGAGTTTTTC GGACTTGGATTATTAGCCCTACAAGCTCACTATGCCAAGCTGAGACCACCCCTCTGCAACAATCGTGATCCAAATGCTCATTGTGTTGAAGTGCATGGTGGTGATGCTGCGTTCTTGTTTGTTGCCCTTTACTTAGTTGCATTAGGAAGTGGAGGAATAAAAGCTGCACTGCCATCACATGGTGCTGATCAATTTGAAGAGGATGATCCAAAGGAAGCAAAGCAGATGTcaacattattcaattggttacTCTTAGTCGTATGCATTGGTGGGGCGATAAGCGTAACTCTTATAGTATGGATACAAGACCACAAAGGTTGGGATATAGGCTTCGGCTTAAGCACCTTTGCCATGTTCCTGGGTATTGTAGTTCTTGTTGCTGGTTTGCCGCATTACCGTATACATGTTGTGAAAGGAAGTAGTGCCATCACTGAAGTCATTCAG GTCTATGTAGCAGCGTTCCGTAATAGAAAGCTTCAACTCCCCGATGATCCCTCTATGTTGTATGAAATGAGTTTAGACAATGAAGCTGCAACAAAAGCAGAATTTCTACCTCACACTCCTGATTTGAA GTTCTTGGACAAAGCAGCCATCCAGACGCCACCAACAGAATCTGAAGAAACAAATCCTTGGGAACTTTGCCGAGTGACACAAGTAGAAAATGCAAAGATTCTTCTGAAGATGCTTCCTATCTTTTGTTGTTCCATAATTATGACCCTATGCTTAGCCCAACTCCAAACCTTTTGTGTTCTGCAAGGTACCACCATGGACACAAATATTACCAAACATTTTCAGGTACCACCTGCTTCTCTCCCCATCATTCCAATCTTTTTCCTGATCATTCTTGTACCCATCTATGATGGATTAATAGTTCCATTTATCCGGAGATTCACTGGTCTCCCCACTGGTATAACTTATTTGCAACGAGTAGGCGTCGGCCTGGTTCTTTCTGCCGTGTCAATGGCAGTTGCTGCATTTGTGGAAGTCAAGCGAAAAAACGTTGCACGATCTCACAACATGCTTGATGCAATCCCGCTACTCCAGCCATTGCCCATCCATGTCCTTTGGTTGTCATTTCAGTACTTCATATTTGGGATAGCTGACATGTTTACATATGTTGGACttcttgaatttttctattCTCAGACACCTAAAAAGCTAAAAGCCCTTTCTTCCTGTTTCTTGTGGACCGCAATGGCAATTGGGTATTTTTTGAGCACCATACTCGTCAACATAGTTAATGGTGCAACAAAGAGAATCACAAAAAGTGGAGGTTGGTTGGCCGGCAACAATCTCAATAGAAACCATTTGAACCTCTTCTACTGGCTACTTTCAACATTAAGCATAATCAATTTTCTGATCTACTTGTTCTTTGCCATGAGATACAAGTACAGGCCACAGACTATAGATGTTTCGGATGAGGCCAAGCCAAATGAGCTGGAGAAAGTTGACCCACAGAATTAA